A genomic window from Silene latifolia isolate original U9 population chromosome 11, ASM4854445v1, whole genome shotgun sequence includes:
- the LOC141613240 gene encoding uncharacterized protein LOC141613240, giving the protein MYKRKACSPRILMKVDLQKAYDSVEWSFLREMLEALGFPSHMVELVMQCVTTTSYSISLNGNLFGFFLDDLIMFCRGNRQSVMLLLRAFKTFSLASGLTMSPSKSNIYSNGVDESTMMMFERISGMRRGKVPFKYLGVNITPKRLGVDDCQCLIDKIGSRIQALRARKLSYPGRVVLIRSVLGTLHNYWARIFILPKTVINRIDAMCRQFLSHGTDTSGSPSLVAWKQVCQPGRKGGLGMKQLFWWNVAAIAKYVWWIDIKADHLWIRWIHAVYIKQQDWFNYSPGITASWAWKKLCWVKELIKPFLLSHGSDYSVKQGYQWLVEEGNDKEWHPWMSNSMIIPRHRFNIWLVAHRRLLTMDRIMRMGLVQDNVCYLCADADESLIICFFSVSSVEDV; this is encoded by the exons ATGTATAAAAGGAAAGCTTGTTCACCTAGAATCTTGATGAAAGTGGATTTGCAAAAAGCCTATGATAGTGTTGAGTGGTCCTTTTTGCGTGAAATGCTTGAAGCCTTGGGGTTCCCTTCTCATATGGTGGAGCTGGTGATGCAATGTGTGACTACCACCTCTTATTCTATATCCCTTAATGGCAATCTGTTTGGCTTTTTCCTGG ATGACTTGATCATGTTTTGTAGAGGGAATAGACAGTCTGTTATGCTCTTATTGAGAGCCTTCAAAACTTTTTCACTAGCTTCTGGTTTGACTATGAGTCCTAGTAAGTCCAACATATACAGTAATGGTGTTGATGAGAGCACCATGATGATGTTTGAAAGAATCTCTGGTATGAGACGAGGGAAGGTTCCTTTTAAGTATTTGGGGGTGAATATTACCCCTAAAAGGCTTGGGGTGGATGATTGTCAGTGCCTCATTGATAAAATTGGTTCCAGAATTCAGGCTTTGAGGGCTAGAAAGTTGTCATACCCTGGCAGAGTGGTCCTGATCAGATCTGTGTTGGGCACACTGCATAACTACTGGGCACGCATTTTTATACTCCCAAAGACTGTCATTAATAGAATTGATGCAATGTGCAGGCAGTTCCTTTCGCATGGTACTGATACTAGTGGGAGTCCTAGTCTGGTTGCTTGGAAACAGGTCTGTCAGCCTGGTAGAAAAGGCGGGCTTGGTATGAAGCAATTGTTTTGGTGGAATGTGGCTGCAATTGCAAAGTACGTTTGGTGGATTGACATTAAAGCAGACCACCTGTGGATTAGATGGATACATGCTGTATACATCAAGCAACAGGACTGGTTTAATTATTCACCTGGTATCACTGCAAGTTGGGCATGGAAAAAATTATGTTGGGTGAAGGAGCTCATTAAACCATTCCTCCTCAGTCATGGGTCTGATTACTCTGTTAAACAAGGGTACCAGTGGCTTGTAGAGGAGGGCAATGATAAAGAGTGGCATCCTTGGATGAGTAACTCTATGATTATCCCCAGGCATAGGTTTAATATCTGGTTGGTTGCACATAGGAGACTTTTAACAATGGACAGGATTATGAGGATGGGACTTGTGCAGGACAATGTGTGCTATCTTTGTGCTGATGCTGATGAATCCTTGATCATTTGTTTTTTCAGTGTCAGTTCAGTAGAAGATGTTTGA